In Sphingobacterium thalpophilum, a genomic segment contains:
- a CDS encoding MoxR family ATPase: MSDFDKYISFENRIDVSVLFDKMAQVKSEVKKVIVGQDQLIDMLLISILASGHSLIEGLPGVAKTLSAKLIAKTIHSEFKRIQFTPDLMPSDVTGSSILDLKSNEFEFRRGPIFANIVLIDEINRAPAKTQAALFESMAEQQVSVDGTTYRLPGPFVVFATQNPIEHEGTYRLPEAQLDRFLFKINVNYPELEQELEILKEHHAQKAENKEDQVQAVVSAAEILGFQKLIKSIFVHEELLTYIAQVIIKTRTNPSLTLGASPRASIALLESAKASAALTGRDFVTPEDIRRVASAVLGHRVMLTPEREMEGFTTAYVIDQIINSVEIPR, translated from the coding sequence ATGAGTGACTTCGATAAATATATATCTTTTGAAAACCGAATAGATGTCTCGGTTTTATTCGATAAAATGGCACAGGTAAAGTCGGAGGTGAAAAAAGTCATCGTTGGGCAGGATCAATTGATTGACATGCTCTTAATCTCGATCTTGGCCTCAGGGCACTCTTTGATCGAGGGCTTGCCCGGGGTGGCGAAAACATTATCCGCAAAATTGATTGCCAAAACGATTCACAGTGAATTCAAGCGGATTCAATTTACACCGGATTTAATGCCTTCGGATGTAACGGGATCGTCGATACTCGATTTGAAAAGTAATGAATTTGAATTTCGTCGGGGACCTATTTTTGCAAATATTGTTTTAATCGATGAAATCAATCGTGCTCCGGCAAAGACACAAGCCGCACTTTTTGAAAGTATGGCGGAGCAACAAGTGTCGGTCGATGGAACGACCTATCGATTGCCAGGACCGTTTGTTGTTTTTGCGACACAAAACCCCATCGAACACGAAGGCACCTATCGATTGCCGGAAGCTCAGCTCGATCGTTTCTTGTTTAAGATCAATGTGAATTATCCTGAGCTTGAACAGGAACTGGAAATATTAAAGGAGCACCATGCCCAAAAAGCAGAGAATAAAGAGGATCAGGTTCAGGCTGTAGTTTCGGCCGCAGAAATTTTAGGATTCCAGAAATTGATCAAATCTATCTTTGTTCACGAGGAGTTGTTAACTTACATTGCTCAAGTTATTATAAAGACACGAACTAATCCAAGTTTGACACTTGGGGCATCACCGCGGGCTTCTATTGCTTTGTTGGAATCAGCAAAGGCCTCAGCTGCGTTGACAGGCCGAGACTTTGTTACTCCTGAGGATATTCGGAGGGTGGCATCTGCTGTACTGGGCCACCGTGTCATGTTGACTCCAGAAAGGGAAATGGAAGGATTTACAACCGCTTATGTCATCGACCAAATCATTAATTCTGTAGAAATTCCAAGATAA
- a CDS encoding DUF58 domain-containing protein yields MNKLRQLFLTNQFFYTLLGVATLFTFSFFVKGLLIVAWIVFWIWLAVLAFDFIVLFSGKGRIEVTRVYPEKLSNGDENPMRLFVNSFYPFGTKVDILEEFPVQLQIRDKDFATSLLAFQRSEISFSLRPTQRGVYQFGRCMALVQRFGFFKRRFVTNQEQEIPCYPSYIQLRKYQLLATSNRLNELGIKRIRRIGSAMEFDHVREYVQGDDYRHMNWKASAKVKKLMVNQYEEEKSQPIYSFIDLGRAMRMPFNDLTLLDYSINAALVLSNATLLKQDRAGLLTFSKDINAFVPAEKRNNQMLKISETLYQVSTKFEESEFGKLYSYANAHINKRSLIFVYTNFETLDSLRRQMNYLSMLNRSHIIVVVVFKNVEVEDLAKSAPKKTIDIYNQIIAEKFIYEKQLIVQELIRHGFQTIYTAPENLTINSINKYLEIKARGLI; encoded by the coding sequence ATGAATAAATTAAGGCAGCTTTTTCTAACAAATCAATTCTTCTACACCCTATTAGGTGTAGCAACACTCTTTACATTTTCTTTTTTCGTTAAAGGATTGTTGATTGTGGCTTGGATTGTTTTTTGGATATGGTTGGCTGTTTTGGCTTTTGATTTTATTGTCTTGTTCTCAGGAAAGGGGCGAATTGAGGTCACAAGGGTATATCCTGAAAAATTATCCAATGGCGATGAAAACCCGATGCGTCTGTTTGTGAATTCTTTTTACCCGTTTGGGACAAAAGTGGATATTTTGGAGGAGTTTCCGGTACAGCTTCAAATTCGGGATAAAGATTTTGCGACAAGTTTGCTGGCCTTTCAGCGCTCGGAAATTTCGTTTTCCTTGCGACCCACACAAAGGGGTGTTTATCAGTTTGGTCGTTGTATGGCTTTGGTTCAGCGTTTTGGATTTTTCAAAAGAAGGTTTGTTACCAATCAAGAACAGGAAATACCCTGTTATCCATCTTATATTCAACTCCGAAAATACCAGCTTTTGGCAACAAGTAATCGGTTGAATGAACTGGGGATAAAGCGTATTCGACGGATTGGTTCGGCTATGGAATTTGACCATGTTAGAGAATATGTACAGGGGGATGACTATCGGCATATGAACTGGAAGGCATCTGCAAAAGTCAAAAAGTTGATGGTCAACCAATATGAAGAAGAGAAATCACAGCCCATCTATTCTTTTATAGATCTCGGGAGGGCGATGCGCATGCCCTTCAACGACCTGACCTTGTTGGATTACTCCATCAATGCTGCGCTAGTGCTTTCGAATGCAACCCTATTGAAGCAAGACCGTGCAGGATTATTGACCTTTTCAAAGGATATAAACGCATTTGTACCAGCTGAGAAAAGAAATAATCAGATGCTTAAAATTTCAGAGACGCTCTATCAGGTGTCGACCAAATTTGAAGAATCGGAATTCGGAAAATTATATAGTTATGCCAATGCACATATTAATAAACGTTCGCTTATTTTTGTTTATACAAATTTTGAGACCTTAGACTCCTTGAGGCGTCAGATGAATTATCTATCGATGCTCAATAGAAGTCATATTATAGTTGTTGTCGTTTTTAAAAATGTCGAGGTGGAGGATTTAGCCAAAAGTGCACCGAAAAAAACGATAGACATCTATAATCAAATCATTGCTGAAAAGTTCATCTATGAGAAGCAGCTAATCGTACAAGAGCTTATCCGTCATGGGTTTCAGACCATTTACACTGCACCAGAAAATCTAACTATCAATTCCATTAATAAATACCTTGAAATTAAGGCACGTGGTCTTATTTAA
- a CDS encoding Dabb family protein has translation MKRRNFLLAPMVLVTAPTWANTVQSDEAIESSTIVHVVNFWLKKDLSEKEKKNFVGFFEDLRKIDVIKTLNYGVPAQTNLRPVVDNSFDYTIIVTFKDLNDITIYETHPIHLKAIEKYQHLWTKVMVKDTSIIK, from the coding sequence ATGAAAAGACGCAACTTTCTTCTAGCACCCATGGTGCTCGTAACTGCTCCCACATGGGCAAATACAGTTCAATCGGATGAGGCTATCGAGTCCAGCACCATTGTACACGTTGTCAATTTTTGGCTAAAAAAAGATCTCAGTGAAAAAGAAAAAAAGAATTTTGTTGGATTTTTTGAGGACCTTCGAAAAATCGACGTCATCAAAACGCTTAATTATGGCGTTCCGGCGCAGACAAACCTGAGACCTGTCGTAGACAACAGCTTTGACTATACCATAATTGTGACATTCAAAGATCTTAACGATATTACTATCTACGAAACGCATCCAATCCATTTAAAAGCCATTGAAAAATATCAGCACCTTTGGACGAAAGTCATGGTCAAAGATACTTCGATTATTAAATAA
- the metK gene encoding methionine adenosyltransferase, protein MAYLFTSESVSEGHPDKIADQISDALIDNFLAWDEDSRVAIETLVTTGQVVLAGEVKSNIYLDVQKIARSVIQKIGYTKSEYMFEANSCGVLSAIHEQSADINQGVDRKTRQEQGAGDQGIMFGYANNETENFMPLALDLSHRLLYELAELRRENNEIKYLRPDAKSQVTLEYSDDHKPKRIEAIVISTQHDDFDTEQVMLDKITHDIKTILIPRVKAQLKPELQLLFNDEIKFHINPTGKFVIGGPHGDTGLTGRKIIVDTYGGRGAHGGGAFSGKDPSKVDRSAAYATRHIAKNLVAAGVADEILVQISYAIGVKDPMGIYVNTYGTSKVNLTDGQIAEKIAHLFDMTPYGIETRLGLRNPIYSETAAYGHMGRTPRKVTKEFESSTGEKKQIEVELFTWEKLDYIDKVKEEFGI, encoded by the coding sequence ATGGCTTATTTATTTACGTCAGAATCTGTTTCTGAAGGGCATCCAGACAAAATTGCGGATCAAATTTCAGATGCATTAATAGACAATTTTTTAGCATGGGACGAGGACTCTCGCGTCGCTATTGAAACGCTAGTAACGACTGGGCAAGTAGTTCTTGCCGGCGAGGTTAAATCAAACATATACCTCGATGTTCAGAAAATAGCCCGTTCGGTGATCCAAAAGATTGGCTACACCAAATCTGAATACATGTTCGAGGCAAACTCCTGTGGCGTTCTTTCGGCGATTCACGAGCAGTCTGCTGATATCAACCAGGGCGTAGACCGCAAGACAAGACAAGAACAGGGTGCGGGCGACCAAGGCATCATGTTCGGTTATGCAAACAACGAAACTGAAAATTTTATGCCTCTGGCATTGGATCTATCGCATCGCTTACTTTATGAGTTGGCCGAGCTACGTCGCGAAAATAACGAAATCAAGTATTTGCGCCCGGACGCAAAATCTCAGGTTACCCTTGAGTATAGCGACGACCACAAACCAAAAAGAATCGAAGCAATCGTAATCTCCACACAACATGACGACTTCGACACCGAACAAGTTATGTTGGATAAAATTACACATGACATCAAAACGATCTTAATTCCACGTGTTAAAGCACAATTGAAACCAGAACTTCAGTTGTTATTTAACGATGAAATTAAGTTTCATATCAATCCAACTGGAAAATTTGTTATCGGTGGACCTCACGGAGATACAGGACTTACCGGTCGCAAGATCATTGTCGATACCTACGGCGGCCGAGGTGCACATGGTGGAGGGGCTTTCTCAGGAAAAGATCCATCTAAGGTAGACCGTTCCGCTGCATACGCAACGCGCCATATTGCCAAAAACTTAGTGGCAGCAGGTGTTGCAGATGAAATTCTGGTACAGATTTCCTATGCAATTGGTGTAAAAGATCCTATGGGAATTTATGTAAATACCTATGGAACAAGCAAAGTAAATTTGACCGATGGCCAGATTGCCGAAAAAATCGCACATTTATTTGATATGACGCCATACGGAATTGAAACGCGTCTGGGTCTGAGAAATCCCATTTATTCAGAAACTGCAGCCTATGGACACATGGGAAGAACACCAAGAAAAGTAACCAAGGAATTCGAAAGCTCAACTGGCGAGAAAAAGCAAATTGAAGTTGAACTTTTTACTTGGGAAAAACTGGATTATATCGATAAAGTGAAGGAAGAGTTTGGGATATAG
- a CDS encoding diacylglycerol kinase family protein — protein sequence MSERKQILFVINPISGGKNKTSFKKQVLDVLDLQKFDPTFQQTARPNHAYEIGLKAIKEGYDAVIAVGGDGTINELGSALVGSGIPLGIIPEGSGNGLALYLGVPMNEAAAIRRINRFESIEVDCGLINDRRFFNIAGLGFDASVSENFANENIRGPLGYMKSVFNVLSKYQPAHYKLTIDGKVYERQAFMISVANSPQYGNNAYIAPQASVNDGILDVCIVHKFPLYILPKMIFHLFNKSADQSSYVEIIPGKNIQIEIDKVSPVHVDGEPIELGDKLDISIIPKALKIIC from the coding sequence ATGTCAGAACGTAAACAAATACTGTTTGTTATTAATCCTATTTCAGGGGGGAAAAATAAAACTTCCTTTAAAAAGCAGGTGCTGGATGTGCTTGATCTACAGAAGTTTGATCCTACTTTCCAACAAACGGCGAGACCGAACCATGCTTATGAAATTGGGCTGAAAGCGATCAAAGAAGGCTATGATGCAGTCATCGCTGTCGGTGGTGATGGGACGATCAATGAATTGGGATCCGCTTTGGTCGGATCTGGAATTCCATTGGGGATTATTCCTGAGGGCTCTGGCAACGGCCTAGCGCTCTATCTAGGGGTTCCTATGAATGAAGCGGCTGCAATTCGTCGGATTAATCGTTTTGAGTCGATTGAGGTTGATTGTGGTTTAATTAACGATAGACGATTTTTTAATATCGCGGGTTTAGGTTTTGATGCTTCCGTGAGTGAAAATTTTGCGAATGAAAATATTCGCGGACCTCTGGGCTATATGAAGTCCGTTTTTAATGTGCTCAGTAAATACCAACCTGCCCATTATAAATTAACGATTGATGGAAAGGTTTACGAAAGGCAAGCGTTTATGATCAGTGTAGCGAACTCTCCCCAATATGGAAATAATGCCTATATCGCACCACAGGCTTCGGTTAACGATGGCATTTTAGATGTCTGTATCGTGCACAAGTTTCCACTTTATATTTTGCCAAAGATGATTTTCCATCTTTTTAATAAATCGGCAGATCAATCCAGTTATGTTGAGATCATTCCTGGAAAGAACATACAGATCGAGATTGATAAGGTGTCACCGGTTCATGTGGATGGAGAACCGATCGAGCTTGGCGATAAACTGGATATTTCCATTATACCAAAAGCACTAAAGATAATTTGTTAA
- a CDS encoding translation initiation factor → MSKNKKQSYEGVVYSTDDSFSYQLADFFQEADTLPVNQQNLKVQLDRKMRKGKVVTLVTGFVGKAEDLESLGKLLKQKCGVGGTVKDGEIIIQGEFKQKIYELLLKEGYRVKLVGG, encoded by the coding sequence ATGAGCAAAAATAAAAAACAGTCCTACGAGGGCGTAGTATATTCAACAGATGACAGTTTCAGCTATCAGCTGGCTGATTTTTTTCAGGAAGCTGATACTTTACCGGTCAACCAGCAAAACTTGAAGGTACAACTGGATCGTAAAATGCGGAAGGGGAAAGTTGTTACGTTGGTTACGGGGTTTGTCGGAAAAGCGGAAGATCTAGAAAGCTTAGGTAAATTGTTGAAACAGAAGTGCGGAGTGGGCGGAACGGTAAAAGATGGAGAGATCATCATACAAGGAGAGTTCAAACAAAAGATCTATGAGTTGTTACTTAAAGAAGGGTATCGCGTAAAATTAGTCGGTGGTTAA
- a CDS encoding MotA/TolQ/ExbB proton channel family protein — protein MANAPKTAAKQESNNGGSFFAQAAIIICFIVGFCVWKFVMGNPTNFVDNNPENAPNPGNYLGMVYHAGAIVPVLLGLFLMVWVFSVERFIVINKASGTGNVGNFVRKIQTLINGGNIDTAIAECDKQKGSVANVVKAGLLKYKAVSVDPNVDTEKATIAIQKEIEETTALEMPMLEKNLNVIATLVSIGTLCGLLGTVTGMIKAFSALATGGAPDSAKLANGISEALINTATGIATSTFAIVLYNIFTAKIDKLTYSIDEAGFSIVQTYAANHK, from the coding sequence ATGGCAAACGCACCTAAAACTGCTGCAAAACAAGAGAGCAACAACGGAGGATCTTTCTTTGCTCAAGCTGCAATCATCATCTGTTTCATCGTGGGTTTCTGTGTATGGAAATTTGTGATGGGTAATCCAACTAACTTCGTTGACAACAATCCTGAAAATGCTCCAAATCCAGGTAACTACTTAGGAATGGTTTACCATGCTGGGGCTATCGTACCTGTTTTGCTTGGTTTATTCTTGATGGTATGGGTTTTCTCAGTAGAACGTTTTATCGTTATTAACAAAGCATCTGGTACAGGAAACGTTGGAAACTTTGTGAGAAAAATCCAAACGTTGATTAATGGTGGAAACATCGACACAGCAATCGCTGAGTGTGACAAACAAAAAGGTTCAGTAGCAAACGTAGTTAAGGCTGGTTTATTGAAATACAAAGCAGTATCAGTAGATCCTAACGTTGACACTGAAAAAGCTACTATCGCAATTCAAAAAGAAATCGAAGAAACTACAGCATTAGAAATGCCAATGTTAGAGAAAAACTTAAACGTTATCGCTACATTAGTTTCTATCGGTACATTATGTGGTCTATTGGGTACGGTAACAGGTATGATCAAAGCCTTCTCGGCATTGGCAACAGGTGGTGCTCCAGATTCAGCTAAATTGGCAAACGGTATCTCTGAGGCCTTGATCAATACAGCAACTGGTATCGCGACTTCAACATTCGCTATCGTATTGTATAACATCTTTACTGCAAAAATCGATAAATTAACTTACTCTATCGACGAAGCTGGTTTCTCAATCGTACAAACGTACGCTGCAAACCACAAATAA
- a CDS encoding biopolymer transporter ExbD, producing MGKAKVKRASTSIDMTAMCDVSFLLLTFFVLTATARQPEALTVDTPASTTKDKLPDSNVGMITIGDKGKVFFGTTDQQVRVKALERMSAKYGVGFSQEDYDRFKLMENFGVPMSKLKALLALDGSKRTEKGLQTGIPVDSTENTSNELYYWVQNARLAAEEVNKEKEASDKNFVHPGPLKMAIKADANEKYPSVNLVIETLRNQKQNKFSFITGMRAEEK from the coding sequence ATGGGTAAAGCAAAAGTAAAAAGAGCCAGTACGTCGATCGACATGACAGCGATGTGTGACGTATCGTTCTTACTGCTTACGTTCTTCGTCTTAACGGCGACTGCGCGCCAACCGGAAGCATTGACGGTGGATACCCCAGCATCGACTACAAAAGATAAGTTACCTGATTCAAATGTGGGTATGATCACAATAGGCGATAAAGGTAAAGTTTTCTTCGGTACGACTGATCAACAAGTTCGCGTAAAAGCACTAGAAAGAATGTCAGCAAAGTATGGCGTTGGCTTTTCACAAGAAGATTACGATCGTTTCAAATTGATGGAAAACTTTGGTGTACCAATGTCTAAGTTAAAAGCATTGCTAGCTTTGGATGGAAGTAAGCGTACGGAAAAAGGTTTGCAAACTGGTATCCCGGTTGATAGTACAGAGAATACTTCAAATGAGTTGTATTACTGGGTTCAAAATGCCCGTCTTGCAGCTGAGGAAGTAAATAAGGAAAAAGAGGCATCAGATAAAAACTTCGTGCATCCAGGACCTTTAAAGATGGCTATCAAAGCAGATGCGAATGAAAAATATCCTTCGGTTAATTTAGTTATTGAAACGTTGCGGAATCAAAAGCAAAACAAATTTAGTTTCATAACAGGCATGCGTGCTGAGGAGAAATAA
- a CDS encoding biopolymer transporter ExbD — MAELNQDSGKKGKGGKVRSKKNGGKVDLTAMVDLAFLLITFFMLTTSLNKPQAMDVAMPDKNKIKEQQSDELLTADNRSLTILLGSDNKVSWVYGQVARPIEGPTVAGYGADGIRKVLMEKKAYVPRVSGGKDMIVIIRPSDKCTQRNLVDILDEMKIVDVKRYMIGKITPEEVEVLKRDNIYND, encoded by the coding sequence ATGGCAGAATTAAATCAGGATAGTGGTAAAAAAGGCAAAGGCGGGAAAGTAAGATCCAAGAAGAATGGCGGTAAGGTCGACCTTACGGCGATGGTGGATTTGGCATTCTTGTTGATTACCTTCTTCATGTTGACCACGTCCTTAAATAAACCGCAAGCGATGGATGTGGCTATGCCAGACAAAAATAAAATTAAGGAACAACAAAGCGATGAATTGCTTACAGCAGATAATCGTTCCCTGACAATTTTATTGGGTTCTGACAATAAAGTCTCTTGGGTATATGGTCAAGTTGCTCGTCCGATCGAAGGTCCTACTGTCGCTGGTTACGGTGCAGATGGGATTCGTAAGGTACTGATGGAGAAAAAGGCATATGTACCTCGCGTTTCAGGCGGTAAAGACATGATCGTAATCATAAGACCTAGTGATAAATGTACACAACGTAATCTGGTTGACATTCTTGACGAGATGAAAATTGTAGACGTAAAACGCTATATGATCGGTAAGATTACTCCAGAGGAAGTGGAAGTGTTAAAACGTGACAATATCTATAATGATTAG
- a CDS encoding energy transducer TonB has product MIGSKLDIFKKEWLDVVFQGRNKEYGAYELRKLAPKATNRGLLVVIGFVVLASLLRLFGDKIFPKKPVEAPPAVTEVTLEDLEEIKPPEPPEEEPLPQEPEEKPQQVAMDVPKEDLVRFPEPKVAPANKVVEEVASQEELKDPNKTPARITLKGSPTGTSVARGEFGSKKQDGAITGAAKGDPNGNGDEILPFNAIEVQPMPVGGMQAFMSWVGSNYEYPAAATENGVNGVVEVSFVVEKDGSLTDINIKRDLKYGTGDAAVRLLKKAKKWKPGIQNGRPVRVAYTLPIRLNLQN; this is encoded by the coding sequence ATGATAGGGTCAAAATTAGATATTTTTAAGAAAGAATGGCTTGATGTCGTTTTTCAGGGCCGCAACAAGGAATATGGAGCTTACGAGCTTCGTAAACTTGCGCCTAAAGCGACTAATAGAGGGCTACTTGTCGTTATCGGCTTTGTAGTGCTAGCAAGTCTTCTTCGTCTTTTCGGAGACAAAATTTTTCCGAAAAAGCCTGTTGAAGCACCTCCAGCGGTAACTGAGGTTACTTTGGAAGACCTTGAAGAAATCAAGCCACCAGAACCACCAGAAGAGGAGCCTCTTCCACAAGAACCGGAGGAAAAACCTCAACAAGTGGCTATGGATGTACCAAAAGAGGATTTGGTTCGTTTCCCTGAGCCTAAAGTAGCTCCTGCAAACAAAGTTGTAGAAGAAGTTGCTTCTCAGGAAGAGTTGAAGGATCCAAATAAAACGCCAGCACGTATTACCTTGAAAGGTAGCCCGACTGGTACTTCCGTTGCACGTGGTGAATTTGGTTCGAAGAAACAAGACGGTGCAATCACTGGTGCTGCAAAAGGGGATCCTAATGGTAATGGAGACGAAATTCTTCCATTTAATGCCATTGAGGTTCAACCAATGCCTGTAGGCGGTATGCAAGCATTTATGTCTTGGGTTGGTTCAAACTACGAGTACCCAGCTGCTGCGACTGAAAATGGTGTGAATGGTGTCGTGGAAGTGTCCTTCGTTGTAGAAAAGGATGGTAGCTTGACAGACATCAATATTAAACGTGATTTGAAATATGGTACTGGTGATGCAGCTGTAAGGTTGCTTAAAAAAGCGAAGAAATGGAAACCTGGTATTCAAAATGGTCGTCCAGTTCGTGTAGCGTACACTTTACCAATTCGATTGAACCTTCAAAATTAG